The Helicoverpa armigera isolate CAAS_96S chromosome 25, ASM3070526v1, whole genome shotgun sequence genome has a window encoding:
- the LOC110376658 gene encoding lipase 1 encodes MFAREVLRSVDNMASKRSNTFKVLLASLAVAALGYVLRSPSLYLRRETKSSLGYPKDSLLNFTELTAEYGYLSEEHKVLTDDGYILTMFRIVKARNCHRAKRSPPVLLMHGLLQSSDSWIDSGPDAGLAYLISDACYDLWLGNVRGNYYSRGHVRLDPDKDPAYWKFYIEEIGIYDVPAMIDYVLNYTGFEKLNYIGFSQGTGTFLVMCSEKPGYCDKVKLVISLAPASRQMHTQSKIFRTMTQTFYRMEGLLSMSGLQEVFSKGGFSQEFVAFFCQLSGVTERLCEKVIDAFDHVDSTHLGSITNQTTRVLFGHFPAGTSVHNMARYGQSMNSGRFEKFDYGREQNLVLYGSEEPPQYNLSATTVPVMCIYGKNDGLVDTRDVEWLMAQLPNVLEMVKVEDPQWNHMDVTYSQYTGDTIFPKINEYLLKYTSS; translated from the coding sequence ATGTTTGCACGCGAAGTGCTCCGGTCAGTTGATAACATGGCTTCGAAACGATCCAACACGTTTAAGGTCCTGCTGGCGTCCCTCGCGGTGGCGGCGCTCGGGTACGTGCTGCGCTCCCCCAGCCTCTACCTGCGCCGGGAGACCAAGTCCTCGCTCGGCTACCCCAAGGACTCCCTGCTCAACTTCACCGAGCTCACCGCCGAGTATGGATACCTCTCCGAGGAACACAAAGTGCTCACAGACGACGGATACATCCTCACCATGTTCCGGATAGTGAAGGCCAGGAACTGTCACCGAGCGAAGAGATCTCCCCCGGTGCTGCTGATGCACGGCCTGCTGCAGAGCTCCGACTCCTGGATAGACTCGGGGCCCGACGCTGGCCTGGCCTACCTCATCTCCGACGCCTGCTACGACCTCTGGCTGGGCAACGTCAGGGGGAACTATTACTCCCGGGGGCACGTCCGCCTCGACCCTGACAAGGATCCCGCTTACTGGAAGTTCTACATCGAGGAGATTGGCATCTACGACGTGCCAGCGATGATCGACTATGTGCTGAACTACACAGGGTTCGAGAAGCTGAACTACATCGGCTTCTCCCAGGGAACCGGCACATTCCTGGTGATGTGCTCCGAGAAGCCGGGATACTGTGATAAAGTGAAACTAGTGATTAGTTTAGCGCCTGCGAGCAGGCAGATGCACACGCAGTCCAAGATATTCAGGACTATGACGCAGACGTTTTATAGAATGGAAGGCTTGTTATCCATGTCAGGTTTACAGGAAGTGTTCTCTAAAGGTGGCTTTAGTCAGGAGTTTGTGGCGTTCTTCTGCCAGCTGTCAGGCGTGACTGAGAGACTGTGTGAGAAGGTGATCGATGCGTTCGACCATGTGGACTCCACGCACCTGGGGTCCATTACAAACCAGACCACGAGAGTCCTGTTCGGGCACTTCCCGGCGGGGACGTCCGTGCACAACATGGCGCGTTACGGACAGAGCATGAACAGTGGAAGGTTCGAGAAGTTCGACTACGGCCGGGAGCAGAACCTGGTGCTGTACGGCAGCGAGGAGCCTCCGCAGTATAATCTGAGTGCGACCACTGTGCCGGTGATGTGTATCTACGGCAAGAACGATGGCTTAGTGGACACGAGAGACGTGGAGTGGCTCATGGCTCAGCTGCCGAATGTTCTCGAAATGGTGAAAGTGGAGGACCCTCAGTGGAACCACATGGACGTGACGTATAGTCAGTATACTGGTGATACCATATTTCCTAAGATAAAcgagtatttattaaaatatactagTTCGTAA